A DNA window from Daucus carota subsp. sativus chromosome 3, DH1 v3.0, whole genome shotgun sequence contains the following coding sequences:
- the LOC108210421 gene encoding tyrosine decarboxylase 1, with protein MGRLPALSFDPLNIKDFASESNKVIEFITNYYKTVHKYPVRSQVEPGYLQDLYPKTAPFQPTSLETILQEIQTDIIPGITHWQSPNFFAYFPATISNAAFHGEMLCNALNIVGFNWICSPAATELEMIVMDWLGKMFNLPQSFLFEGKGGGVLQGSTSEALVCLLAAARDRALKQYGEESITKLVVYASDQTHFVVKKAAKLVGIPPKNFRVIPTSLATCFALKPNDVKMAIERDLESGLVPLFLCATVGATSSSSVDPVEGLGLLAQKYGLWLHVEAAYAGSAFVCPELRHYLKGIEHADSISMNLHKWLLTNLDCSCMWLKKPSVLLDSLSMTADYMRNEASESKQVVDFMDWQIASGRRFRALKLWLVLRRYGVKNLMTHIRSDVDLAKHFEALVKSDKRFEVVVPVNFSLVCFRLKPNEETEESLKILNWKLMEAVNSSGRAYMTHAVLGDIFVIRCALGTSSTEEKHVNELWNLIQEKTRHILKEKCWNELQFPI; from the coding sequence ATGGGTAGGCTTCCGGCTCTATCTTTCGATCCTTTGAACATCAAAGATTTCGCCAGTGAATCAAACAAAGTGATAGAGTTTATCACAAACTACTACAAAACTGTTCACAAGTACCCTGTCCGAAGCCAAGTTGAGCCAGGTTATCTGCAGGATTTGTACCCGAAAACAGCTCCGTTTCAACCAACTTCACTTGAAACTATTCTCCAGGAAATCCAAACTGACATTATTCCAGGCATTACTCACTGGCAAAGTCCAAATTTTTTTGCCTACTTCCCTGCTACTATAAGTAATGCTGCATTTCACGGAGAAATGCTCTGCAATGCTCTGAACATCGTCGGATTCAACTGGATCTGCTCACCAGCAGCCACTGAGCTTGAGATGATTGTCATGGATTGGCTTGGCAAGATGTTTAATCTGCCACAGTCATTTCTTTTCGAGGGCAAAGGCGGGGGAGTCTTACAAGGAAGTACTTCTGAGGCTCTAGTTTGTTTACTTGCTGCTGCGAGAGACAGAGCATTGAAACAATATGGTGAAGAGAGTATAACAAAGCTGGTTGTCTATGCCTCTGATCAGACACATTTTGTTGTCAAAAAGGCCGCTAAATTAGTTGGGATTCCTCCTAAGAATTTTCGTGTCATACCAACATCGTTGGCTACGTGCTTTGCACTGAAACCAAATGATGTTAAGATGGCTATAGAGCGCGATTTGGAATCAGGTTTAGTGCCATTGTTTCTTTGTGCAACGGTTGGAGCCACGTCTTCCAGCTCGGTAGACCCTGTTGAGGGACTTGGCTTGTTAGCCCAAAAATATGGCTTGTGGCTTCATGTGGAAGCTGCATATGCTGGAAGTGCCTTTGTTTGTCCTGAGCTCAGGCATTATCTTAAGGGTATAGAGCATGCTGATTCTATAAGCATGAATCTACACAAATGGCTATTAACAAACTTGGATTGTAGTTGCATGTGGCTGAAAAAGCCTAGTGTTTTGTTGGACTCTTTATCTATGACTGCTGATTATATGAGAAATGAGGCTAGTGAGTCCAAGCAGGTTGTGGACTTCATGGACTGGCAAATTGCCTCAGGCAGGCGATTCAGGGCGCTGAAGCTCTGGCTTGTGCTGCGTAGATACGGGGTCAAAAATCTAATGACACATATTAGAAGTGATGTGGACTTGGCCAAGCATTTTGAGGCCCTTGTCAAGTCAGACAAGAGGTTCGAGGTGGTGGTGCCTGTTAATTTTTCGCTTGTGTGCTTTCGACTAAAACCAAATGAGGAAACAGAGGAGAGCTTGAAGATCTTGAACTGGAAATTGATGGAAGCAGTGAATTCAAGTGGAAGAGCTTACATGACTCATGCAGTGTTGGGTGATATATTTGTTATACGTTGTGCCCTTGGAACTTCATCAACTGAGGAAAAGCATGTTAATGAGTTGTGGAATCTGATCCAGGAGAAAACTCGCcatattttgaaagaaaaatgttGGAATGAGCTCCAATTTCCCATCTAA